In Spirosoma sp. KUDC1026, the sequence GTCAGACGAGCACCGCACATTTCTTCGTATATCTCGTAAATGAATTCGCGTTCCTGATAGATGTACAGGAAGCCAGTGAAGGCACCCGTATCCACGCCAAGAATACCGTTGCAGATGATGTGATCGGCAATACGAGCCAACTCCATCATGATAACCCGGATGTACTGAGCCCGCTTGGGAATGTCGATGCCCAGCAGTTTCTCGACCGTCATATGCCAGCCCATGTTGTTGATGGGCGACGAACAGTAGTTCATCCGGTCGGTGAGGGTCGTAATCTGGTAGAACGGCCGCCGTTCGGAAATTTTTTCAAACGCACGGTGGATATAGCCAATCGTCTGTTCACTCGAGACGATTTTCTCTCCATCCATTTGCAGGATGTTCTGAAAAATACCGTGTGTCGCCGGATGCGTAGGACCAAGGTTCAGGGTAGTCAGCTCATTGACGTACTGTACCCCCGTATCATCGTTCCTGGCAGGAACGTTCTTATTTGCTATATCAAGTTCTTCAGAAACCATAATCAATTGGTGAATGAGCGAATGACCGGGCCGCCGGTGCGGTGATTGAGTGACTGCGGATAAATTCGCTAATTCGCTCAATCACTCATTCGCTAATTTATCATCGTCCAAACAGGGCATCGATTTTATCTTCCCGGGTTGCATCCTCCAACGGATACTGCTTCAGCATGGGGTGGTAATCCATCTCCTCCATATTGAGAATGCGACGTAGATCCGGATGACCATCGAAAATAATACCGAAAAGATCAAAGGTTTCGCGTTCCATCCAATTCGCGCCTGCGTAAAGCGGGGTAATGGTCGGTACATGAACGTTGCCATCCGACAGATAGACTTTAATACGAAGCCGGAAATTGTTGACCAGGCTGTGCAAATGGTAGACTACGCAGAATTCCTTGCCCGGCGTATCGGGATAATGAATTGCCGTAACGTCGGTCAGGAAAGTAATCTGCAGCGTTTTGTGCTCCCTCAGATACGTGATAAGCGGAACAAGCTGGTCGCGATCTGCCGTGAACGTCAGTAGATCGTATGGGTCGTCAAAATCACTAACCGATTGGCCGAACTGTTGAATAATTGTCTGCGCAACTTCTTCGTTGGTCAGCATTGGGTAACTAGTGGATAAGTGAACAGAAAAGACAAAGCGAGTCTATTCTTATTGAATGTTATACGAGTTCAGCAGCTTCTGGTATTCTTCGGTATTGCGCCGACGTAATGATTCGTTCTTGGCTAATTCCTGAATCTGCATAACGCCGTCCAGAATCTGCTCCGGACGGGGAGGACATCCCGGTACGTACACGTCAACCGGAATGATCCGATCAATTCCCTGCAGAACGCTGTACGTATCGAAAATACCACCGCTTGAGGCACAGGCGCCAATCGCCATCACCCAACGGGGTTCGGCCATCTGCAGGTACACCTGCTTAACGACAGGGCCCATTTTCTTCGCAATGGTACCGGCTACCAAGAGCATATCGGCCTGACGTGGTGAAAAGCTGGGACGCTCGGAACCAAACCGGGCAAGATCATAGGTCGAACTCATGGTCGACATAAATTCGATACCGCAGCAGGAGGTTGCAAAAGGAAGTGGCCAGAGCGAGTTCGCCCGCGCCAGACCAATCAGTTTATCGAAAGAAGTTGCCTGGAAACCTGCGCCGTTATAACTCTCAGGTCCCTCAACTAATTTAATATCAGATGCCATAAATAATGATGATATTATCCAATAAAGTAACGGATAAACCTTCCTTATAATTCAGTTACTCCCATTTCAGGACCCCTTTTCGGATAACATAATAGAAGCCCGCCAAGAGAAGTCCCATGAACAAAATCATTTCGATAAAACCCGTCATACCCAGTCCCTTAAAATTGACGGCCCAGGGATACAGGAAAATCACTTCTACATCGAACAGAACGAAAAGAATAGCAATCAGGAAGTACTTGATTGAGATTGGCGTTCGAGCATCACCCTGAACCGGAATGCCGCACTCGAATGGGTCGTCTT encodes:
- a CDS encoding NADH-quinone oxidoreductase subunit C, giving the protein MLTNEEVAQTIIQQFGQSVSDFDDPYDLLTFTADRDQLVPLITYLREHKTLQITFLTDVTAIHYPDTPGKEFCVVYHLHSLVNNFRLRIKVYLSDGNVHVPTITPLYAGANWMERETFDLFGIIFDGHPDLRRILNMEEMDYHPMLKQYPLEDATREDKIDALFGR
- a CDS encoding NADH-quinone oxidoreductase subunit B; translation: MASDIKLVEGPESYNGAGFQATSFDKLIGLARANSLWPLPFATSCCGIEFMSTMSSTYDLARFGSERPSFSPRQADMLLVAGTIAKKMGPVVKQVYLQMAEPRWVMAIGACASSGGIFDTYSVLQGIDRIIPVDVYVPGCPPRPEQILDGVMQIQELAKNESLRRRNTEEYQKLLNSYNIQ
- a CDS encoding NADH-quinone oxidoreductase subunit A, with the translated sequence MNTTYLPADYLPVLIQLGLALGFIVTTMIVTHMIGPKRNSQKKDDPFECGIPVQGDARTPISIKYFLIAILFVLFDVEVIFLYPWAVNFKGLGMTGFIEMILFMGLLLAGFYYVIRKGVLKWE